From the Pseudomonas sp. SORT22 genome, one window contains:
- a CDS encoding ABC transporter ATP-binding protein, translating into MTEVLLEARGISLGYPREQGWQSVLENFDLQLAPGEVITILGPSGVGKSSLLRVLAGLQQSRAGSVSLLGEPLQGPHPRLAVAFQDPSLLPWLSLESNVAFGLDFARQPKLAASERRARIDHAIEAVGLQHAREQYPAQLSGGMAQRTALARCLARQPQVLLLDEPFGALDEVTRADMQQLLLQLIARHNTAAILITHDIDEALLLSDRVLLLGNHPARTLGQWLIDLPQPREQRVEELGALRIDILKTLRRASRTPEPSSEPMPLPSETAHVPGRLHPHSS; encoded by the coding sequence ATGACCGAAGTGTTGCTCGAAGCGCGTGGCATCAGCCTCGGCTACCCGCGTGAACAAGGCTGGCAAAGCGTGCTGGAAAATTTCGACCTGCAACTGGCGCCGGGCGAGGTGATCACCATCCTCGGCCCCAGTGGCGTTGGCAAATCCAGTCTGTTGCGGGTGCTGGCCGGTTTGCAGCAGTCCCGTGCCGGCAGCGTCAGCCTGCTCGGCGAGCCGTTGCAGGGCCCGCACCCGCGCCTGGCGGTGGCCTTCCAGGACCCCAGCCTGCTGCCCTGGCTGAGCCTGGAAAGCAACGTTGCCTTCGGCCTGGACTTCGCCCGCCAGCCCAAGCTCGCTGCCAGTGAGCGACGGGCGCGCATCGACCATGCCATCGAGGCGGTCGGCCTGCAGCATGCGCGCGAGCAGTACCCGGCGCAGCTCTCCGGCGGCATGGCCCAGCGCACCGCGCTGGCCCGCTGCCTGGCGCGCCAGCCACAAGTGCTGTTGCTCGATGAACCCTTCGGCGCGCTGGATGAAGTCACCCGCGCCGACATGCAGCAACTGCTGCTGCAACTGATAGCCCGGCACAACACCGCGGCCATCCTTATTACCCACGATATCGACGAAGCCCTGCTGCTGTCCGATCGCGTGCTGCTACTGGGCAACCACCCGGCGCGCACCCTCGGCCAATGGCTCATCGACCTGCCGCAACCGCGCGAGCAGCGGGTCGAGGAACTGGGCGCGCTGCGCATCGACATACTCAAAACCCTTCGGCGGGCCAGCCGCACACCCGAACCTTCTTCTGAACCTATGCCGCTGCCGTCGGAGACTGCCCATGTGCCTGGACGACTTCACCCACACTCGTCGTGA
- a CDS encoding ABC transporter permease, whose protein sequence is MGKHAIHGALGVAGLLGLLLLWWLGVQVFGQADGLSARFSPQATLSSLIELLGQGEVYEHIWVSLKRILVGLLLALLIGVPLGLLVGSYRHLEAATTPAFQFLRMISPLSWMPVVVMLMGVGDQPIYFLLAFAALWPILLNTAAGVRQLDPRWLQLSRSLSATRWETLCKVIIPGVLGHVLTGVRLAIGILWIVLVPCEMLGVSAGLGYFILDTRDRLAYSELMAMVLLIGVLGFMLDAIARGLHRRWVHA, encoded by the coding sequence ATGGGCAAGCATGCAATCCATGGCGCCCTGGGCGTCGCCGGCCTGCTCGGTCTGTTGTTGCTGTGGTGGCTGGGCGTGCAGGTGTTCGGCCAGGCCGATGGCCTGTCGGCGCGTTTTTCGCCGCAGGCGACCCTCAGCAGCCTGATCGAGCTGCTGGGCCAGGGCGAGGTGTACGAGCACATCTGGGTCAGCCTCAAGCGCATCCTTGTCGGCTTGCTGCTGGCCTTGCTGATCGGCGTGCCGCTGGGCTTGCTGGTGGGCAGCTATCGTCACCTGGAGGCGGCGACTACCCCGGCGTTCCAGTTCTTGCGGATGATCTCACCGCTGTCGTGGATGCCGGTGGTGGTGATGCTGATGGGGGTGGGCGACCAGCCGATCTACTTCCTCCTGGCCTTTGCCGCGCTGTGGCCGATCCTGCTCAACACCGCTGCGGGGGTGCGTCAGCTCGACCCGCGCTGGCTGCAGTTGAGCCGCAGCCTCAGCGCCACACGCTGGGAGACCCTGTGCAAGGTGATCATCCCCGGCGTGCTCGGCCATGTACTGACCGGCGTGCGCCTGGCCATCGGTATTCTGTGGATCGTGCTGGTGCCGTGCGAGATGCTCGGAGTCAGTGCCGGGCTGGGCTACTTCATCCTCGATACCCGTGACCGGCTGGCGTATTCGGAGCTGATGGCGATGGTGCTGCTGATCGGCGTGCTGGGCTTTATGCTCGATGCCATTGCCCGTGGCCTGCATCGGCGGTGGGTGCATGCCTGA
- a CDS encoding ABC transporter substrate-binding protein translates to MCLDDFTHTRRDFIKLSALLTAGGAMPLLGSLQARAASDPDAPVRIGYLPITDATPLLVAHNNGLFEAEGIKAERPVLLRSWAQVIEAFISGQVNVIHLLSPMTVWARYASKVPAKVVAWNHVGGSGLTVAPGITEVKQLGGQTVAIPFWYSIHNVVVQQLFRDHGLTPVSKAATAQLAANEVNLVVLPPSDMPPALVSKRIAGYIVAEPFNALAEDLKVGRVQRFTGDIWRNHACCVVFMHEHDLNNRPEWSQKVVNAIVKAQLWTREHRAEAAALLSKSGPNKYTPHTPQVLSQVLAPAAAARDAYIASGAIQHAQWDEKRIDFQPYPFPSYTEELVRRLQNTLIEGDKGFLAGLDPQQTARDLVDDRFVRNSIAAVGGLKAFGLPESFERSEEFSI, encoded by the coding sequence ATGTGCCTGGACGACTTCACCCACACTCGTCGTGACTTCATCAAACTCAGCGCCTTGCTCACCGCCGGCGGCGCCATGCCGCTGCTCGGCAGCCTGCAGGCCCGCGCCGCGAGCGACCCGGACGCCCCGGTACGCATCGGCTACCTGCCGATCACCGACGCCACGCCGTTGCTGGTGGCGCACAACAATGGCCTGTTCGAAGCCGAAGGCATCAAGGCCGAGCGGCCGGTGCTGCTGCGCAGTTGGGCGCAGGTGATCGAGGCGTTCATCTCCGGGCAGGTCAATGTCATTCACCTGCTGTCGCCGATGACCGTCTGGGCCCGTTATGCCAGCAAGGTGCCGGCCAAAGTGGTGGCTTGGAACCATGTCGGCGGCTCGGGCCTGACCGTGGCCCCGGGCATCACCGAGGTCAAGCAACTGGGCGGGCAGACCGTGGCCATTCCGTTCTGGTATTCGATCCACAACGTGGTGGTGCAGCAGCTGTTTCGCGACCACGGCCTGACCCCGGTGTCCAAGGCCGCCACAGCCCAGCTGGCCGCCAACGAGGTCAACCTAGTGGTGTTGCCGCCGTCAGACATGCCGCCGGCCCTGGTCAGCAAGCGCATCGCCGGCTACATCGTCGCCGAGCCGTTCAACGCCCTGGCCGAAGACCTCAAGGTTGGCCGCGTGCAACGCTTTACCGGCGACATCTGGCGCAACCATGCCTGCTGCGTGGTGTTCATGCACGAGCACGACTTGAACAACCGCCCCGAGTGGTCGCAGAAGGTGGTCAACGCCATCGTCAAGGCCCAGCTGTGGACCCGCGAGCACCGCGCCGAAGCCGCCGCGCTGCTGTCCAAGAGCGGGCCGAACAAATACACCCCGCACACCCCGCAGGTGCTCAGCCAGGTGCTGGCGCCGGCGGCCGCGGCCCGCGACGCCTACATCGCCAGCGGTGCGATCCAGCATGCGCAGTGGGACGAAAAGCGCATCGATTTTCAGCCTTATCCGTTCCCCAGCTACACCGAAGAACTGGTGCGTCGCCTGCAGAACACCCTGATCGAGGGCGACAAGGGCTTTCTTGCCGGCCTCGACCCGCAACAGACCGCCCGCGACCTGGTCGACGACCGCTTCGTGCGTAACAGCATCGCCGCCGTTGGCGGGCTCAAGGCCTTCGGTTTGCCCGAGAGCTTCGAGCGTAGCGAGGAGTTTTCGATCTGA